A genomic region of Arachis hypogaea cultivar Tifrunner chromosome 5, arahy.Tifrunner.gnm2.J5K5, whole genome shotgun sequence contains the following coding sequences:
- the LOC140184719 gene encoding uncharacterized protein, with amino-acid sequence MCHKEPSAIVHFETMPAYQGDELVGDIRVMHRVFWSYYPCIRAFSHCKPIIQVDGTHLYGKYKGCLLVAVSQDGNNNIVPIAFAIMEGETSDAWHFFLSNLRQHVVTRDGVGLISDRHESINAAVERSNGAWSPPRAFHMFCIRHIESNFLRKFKAPYLQKLVVNIGYSRTVREYEVRYQRLRERGEAYTDWLNRISREQYALVFDGGYRWGHMTTNLVECINSVLKGARNLPITALVKATFYRLNELFTPKKSGDGSKDQCWPCLL; translated from the exons atgtgtcacaaggagccatcagctattgtccattttgagactatgcctgcatatcaGGGCGATGAATTGGTGGGTGATATTCGGGTAATGCATCGTGTATTTTGGAGTTATTATCCTTGTATTAGGGCATTCagccattgtaagccaattatcCAGGTGGATGGGACTCACTTGTACGGAAAGTATAAGGGTTGTTTGCTTGTGGCAGTTTCACAAGATGGCAACAACAATATCGTTCCAATTGCATTTGCTATTatggagggagagacttctgatgcatggCATTTTTTCCTCAGTAACCTTCGTCAACATGTTGTAACTCGTGATGGTGTGGGTCTAATATCCGACAGGCACGAATCCATAAATGCAGCTGTGGAACGCAGTAACGGAGCGTGGTCACCTCCAAGAGCTTTTCATatgttttgcatcaggcatatagagtcAAACTTTTTGAGAAAGTTCAAGGCACCGTACCTCCAAAAATTGGTCGTCAACATCG GATATTCTAGGACGGTGCGGGAGTATGAGGTGCGTTACCAGCGGTTACGGGAACGTGGCGAGGCGTACACAGACTGGTTAAACCGAATTTCTCGCGAGCAGTACGCATTGGTCTTTGATGGTGGGTACCGATGGGGGCACATGACAACGAATCTTGTGGAGTGCATCAATTCAGTTttgaagggtgcacgcaatctcCCCATTACTGCTCTTGTGAAGGCAACATTCTACAGGCTAAATGAGTTATTCACCCCGAAAAAGAGCGGAGACGGAAGCAAGGATCAATGCTGGCCATGTCTTCTCTGA
- the LOC112801909 gene encoding non-specific lipid-transfer protein 2, whose protein sequence is MKNFSNYVMAVAVAISLFFLVVVSPPVEAVTCSPLQLSPCLAAFTSDTPPSSTCCQRLKEQRPCLCGYLKNPSLRQYVNSPASRKIASSCGVPFPTC, encoded by the coding sequence ATGAAGAATTTCTCTAACTATGTGATGGCCGTAGCGGTGGCCATCTCACTGTTTTTTCTGGTGGTAGTATCTCCACCAGTAGAAGCAGTGACATGTAGTCCCCTACAGTTAAGTCCATGCTTGGCAGCATTCACGTCGGATACTCCGCCGTCGAGCACATGCTGCCAAAGGCTGAAGGAGCAGAGGCCATGCCTTTGTGGTTACCTCAAGAACCCTAGCCTAAGGCAGTATGTTAATTCTCCCGCTTCTAGAAAAATTGCTAGCTCTTGTGGTGTTCCCTTCCCCACAtgctaa